A DNA window from Pseudarthrobacter sp. W1I19 contains the following coding sequences:
- a CDS encoding FtsW/RodA/SpoVE family cell cycle protein, which yields MTQPSTAPKPRRNVELALLLLALCVGIGANMLVGVDKEKAFDSDFWFQSSLLAVAALVFHGVLRFRAKYADPVILPVVVALNGIGLAMIHRLDAPGDDTGNNQLRWTLIAMAVAIAVIWFLKDHRVLRKFTFISLAASALLLLLPLIPGISAGEILGARVWIRLGPMTFQPGEVAKITLAIFFAGYLSSNRDLILLAGRKIGPMQFPRFKDMGPMITAWLVSIGVLIFQRDLGSSVLFFGLFIVMIYVATSRISWVVIGLALILGGGFVAAQVFSHVQQRVFGWLNAFSPEVYENGSRQVIQGLFGMANGGLVGTGLGQGRPDLVPFANSDMIIASLGEELGLIGLFAIVLMYLLLFTRGFRAALGTRDAFGKLLACGLSFAVALQCFVVIGGVTRLIPLTGLTTPFLAAGGSSLLANWIIVGLLLLISHTARGPVDTTPPPSAKEADSLGIDTPTEAVKHP from the coding sequence ATGACCCAGCCCAGTACCGCGCCCAAGCCACGACGCAACGTGGAGCTCGCCTTGCTCCTGCTTGCCCTCTGCGTGGGCATCGGCGCCAACATGCTGGTTGGCGTGGACAAGGAAAAGGCCTTCGATTCGGACTTCTGGTTCCAGTCCAGCCTCCTCGCTGTTGCGGCCCTGGTATTCCACGGGGTCCTCCGCTTCCGGGCCAAATATGCTGATCCAGTAATACTTCCCGTGGTTGTGGCCCTCAACGGCATTGGCCTGGCCATGATCCACCGCCTGGACGCGCCCGGCGATGACACCGGCAACAACCAACTCCGGTGGACCCTCATCGCCATGGCCGTGGCCATCGCGGTGATCTGGTTCCTCAAAGACCACCGGGTCCTGCGCAAATTCACCTTCATCTCACTTGCCGCCAGCGCCCTGCTCCTGTTGCTGCCCCTGATCCCCGGGATCAGCGCCGGGGAGATCCTGGGCGCGCGCGTGTGGATCCGGCTCGGCCCCATGACCTTCCAGCCCGGCGAAGTCGCAAAGATCACCCTCGCAATATTCTTTGCAGGGTATCTGTCGTCCAACCGGGACCTCATCCTGCTGGCCGGCCGGAAAATCGGCCCGATGCAGTTCCCCCGCTTCAAGGACATGGGACCCATGATCACTGCCTGGCTGGTCAGCATCGGCGTGCTCATCTTCCAGCGTGACCTGGGCTCCTCGGTCCTGTTCTTCGGCCTCTTCATCGTGATGATCTACGTTGCCACCAGCCGCATCAGCTGGGTGGTCATCGGCCTGGCCCTCATCCTTGGCGGCGGCTTCGTGGCAGCGCAGGTGTTTTCCCACGTCCAGCAGCGCGTGTTCGGATGGCTCAATGCCTTTTCCCCTGAGGTCTACGAAAACGGCAGCCGGCAGGTAATCCAGGGCCTCTTCGGCATGGCCAACGGCGGCCTGGTGGGAACGGGGCTGGGCCAGGGCCGTCCGGATCTGGTGCCCTTTGCCAACAGCGACATGATCATCGCCTCCCTCGGCGAGGAGCTGGGGCTGATCGGACTGTTCGCCATCGTCCTGATGTACCTGCTGCTCTTCACCCGGGGTTTCCGGGCCGCCCTCGGCACCCGCGACGCGTTCGGAAAGCTGCTGGCCTGCGGCCTGTCCTTCGCCGTCGCGCTGCAGTGCTTTGTGGTGATCGGCGGCGTCACCCGGCTCATCCCCTTGACCGGCCTCACCACCCCATTCCTGGCCGCCGGCGGCTCATCGCTGTTGGCCAACTGGATCATCGTGGGCCTGCTCCTGTTGATTTCCCATACCGCCCGCGGACCGGTGGATACCACTCCGCCTCCTTCGGCAAAAGAAGCCGATTCCC